The following proteins come from a genomic window of Lycium ferocissimum isolate CSIRO_LF1 chromosome 4, AGI_CSIRO_Lferr_CH_V1, whole genome shotgun sequence:
- the LOC132053476 gene encoding plasma membrane-associated cation-binding protein 1 isoform X1 produces MGYWQAKVVPKFKQIFEKNPKKAAAAEACKTFDEAKEQYSKEFEEKKTELQPKVVEVYEAAEVEIKTLVKKPKGAGLKKHSAGVQKFLDELVKIEFPGSKAVSEASSNFGPSYVSGPILFVFEKVSTFIVVTEDKKEDEKKAEAPAEAEGTTAKAAEGETTGEVKEKDIVIEAAEAKKEEAPAPGDVASSADVAPGDVAAAADVAPAKVEEAPKA; encoded by the exons atgGGATACTGGCAAGCAAAGGTTGTTCCAAAGTTCAAGCAGATCTTTGAGAAAAATCCCAAGAAGGCTGCTGCTGCAGAGGCATGCAAGACTTTTGACGAGGCtaag GAGCAGTACAGCAAAGAGTTCGAAGAGAAGAAAACTGAGCTTCAACCCAAAGTAGTTGAAGTTTATGAAGCTGCTGAAGTTGAGATCAAG ACTTTGGTGAAGAAGCCAAAGGGTGCAGGGCTGAAGAAACACTCAGCTGGAGTCCAGAAATTCCTTGATGAGCTTGTCAAGATCG AATTCCCGGGATCAAAAGCAGTAAGTGAAGCAAGTTCAAACTTTGGGCCTTCATATGTGTCAGGCCCAATTCTCTTTGTGTTCGAAAAAGTATCCACATTTATAGTCGTCACAGAAGATAAGAAAGAAGACGAGAAAAAAGCCGAGGCCCCAGCTGAAGCGGAAGGTACAACAGCTAAAGCAGCAGAAGGAGAGACAACGGGCGAGGTGAAAGAGAAGGATATAGTTATTGAAGCAGCAGAAGCTAAGAAAGAAGAGGCCCCGGCACCTGGTGACGTGGCATCATCTGCTGACGTGGCACCTGGTGACGTGGCAGCTGCAGCTGACGTGGCACCAGCCAAGGTGGAAGAAGCACCAAAGGCTTGA
- the LOC132053476 gene encoding plasma membrane-associated cation-binding protein 1 isoform X2 has translation MGYWQAKVVPKFKQIFEKNPKKAAAAEACKTFDEAKEQYSKEFEEKKTELQPKVVEVYEAAEVEIKTLVKKPKGAGLKKHSAGVQKFLDELVKIEFPGSKAVSEASSNFGPSYVSGPILFVFEKVSTFIVVTEDKKEDEKKAEAPAEAEGTTAKAAEGETTGEVKEKDIVIEAAEAKKEEAPAPGDVASSADVAPAKVEEAPKA, from the exons atgGGATACTGGCAAGCAAAGGTTGTTCCAAAGTTCAAGCAGATCTTTGAGAAAAATCCCAAGAAGGCTGCTGCTGCAGAGGCATGCAAGACTTTTGACGAGGCtaag GAGCAGTACAGCAAAGAGTTCGAAGAGAAGAAAACTGAGCTTCAACCCAAAGTAGTTGAAGTTTATGAAGCTGCTGAAGTTGAGATCAAG ACTTTGGTGAAGAAGCCAAAGGGTGCAGGGCTGAAGAAACACTCAGCTGGAGTCCAGAAATTCCTTGATGAGCTTGTCAAGATCG AATTCCCGGGATCAAAAGCAGTAAGTGAAGCAAGTTCAAACTTTGGGCCTTCATATGTGTCAGGCCCAATTCTCTTTGTGTTCGAAAAAGTATCCACATTTATAGTCGTCACAGAAGATAAGAAAGAAGACGAGAAAAAAGCCGAGGCCCCAGCTGAAGCGGAAGGTACAACAGCTAAAGCAGCAGAAGGAGAGACAACGGGCGAGGTGAAAGAGAAGGATATAGTTATTGAAGCAGCAGAAGCTAAGAAAGAAGAGGCCCCGGCACCTGGTGACGTGGCATCATCTGCTGACGTGGCACCTG CCAAGGTGGAAGAAGCACCAAAGGCTTGA